Sequence from the Planctomycetota bacterium genome:
GGAAGGATGCGGAAGAACCGGCGCGTCCCTTGCCGTCTAAGGAACGGTGCGATGCGAGAGTACGTGACGCTGGAATGCACGAGTTGCGGAGCCCGCAACTACCGGACGCAGATGGAGACGCGCGGCGAAGCGAAGTTGCGGCTGAAGAAATACTGCCCGCGCGAACGGAAACACACGGAGCACCGGGAGCGGAAGAAGTAGGTTCGAGACTCCGGAGGCGCAGGGGCGTAGCTCCAATTGGTAGAGCGCCGGTCTCCAAAACCGGATGTTGGGGGTTCGAGTCCCTCCGCCCCTGCCACGACCGGGACGGCGCGGACCGGCGAGGAAGAGGCGGCGTGGGGTTTCAACTGTATAAGAGCGGTCAGGGACGTTACCTGCGAGGCGGGACCGGCGTTTCCGCGGCGCTCGTGGACCTCGTGTTTTGCTACTACCTCTGGACGCTGCTGAGCCGGTACTTGGCGGAGAACGCCTACAAGCCATACCTGGAGTACGGCATCCCGGCGGTGGTGTTTGTAGTGTTGGGCGTGGCGGTGTTCTTTTATGTGAATAAGCCGAACGTGGTGGACTTTCTGGTGGCCACCGAGACGGAGATGAAGAAGGTCTCCTGGTCGAGCCGGGCGGAACTGGTGGGCTCGACGGCGGTGGTGATCATAACGGTGTTTGCGCTGGCGCTGTTCATCTACACGGCGGACACGATTTTCATTTACGTCTTTAGGAACGGCCTGAGGCTGTGGTGACGCGCGTCATGGCGAAGAACTGGTACGTGCTGCGGGTGCAGTCAAACAAGGAAGAGACGGTCCGCGAGACCCTCGACCGGAAGGTCAAGATGGAGGGCGCGGAGGACCTGCTCTCGCAGGTCGTCGTGCCGACGGAGAAGGTTTCGACGATGAAGGGCGGCCGGCGGCGTGTGGCGGAACGGAAGTTGTACCCCGGCTATGTGTTCGTCCAGATGGAGATCGAAGCGGACGGGAGCATTCCGGAGAAGTTGTGGTTTCTGATCCGCGAGACGGCGGGCGTGGGCGACTTCATCGGGACGGAAGGCAAGCCCACGGCCATGAAGCCGCACGAAGTGGATAAACTGCTGGGCGAGGTGGAGCGATCGGCCGATGAAACGCCGACCCTCCGCGTCAATTACGCCCAGGGCGACCAGGTGCGGATCAAGCATGGGCCGTTCGAGGACCGCGAGGGAACGGTGGACGAGATGCTGCTGGACAAGGGCCTGGTGCGTGTGATCGTGGAGATTTTCGGCCGGCCGAACCCCGTCGAGTTGGAATACTGGAAAGTCGAGCCGGTGTGACGATTGCGGATTTCGGATTGCGGATTGCGGATTAAAACGACGAAACGGCGCACGGCGCGCCACAGTTAGCCGCCCGCCTTGGCGGGCGCGTATAGAAAGTTGACGGCGACAACGCGAGGCGTTCGATGGCGAAGAAGGTAGTGGTGACGAAGATCAAGTTGCAGTGCCCGGGCGGGCAGGCGACACCGGCCCCGCCGGTGGGTCCTGCGCTGGGCCAGCACGGGGTGAACATCGGCCAGTTCGTTCAGCAGTTCAACGAGCGGACGCGCGACCAGCAGGGGATGATAATCCCGGCCGAGATCACGGTGTATAAGGACCGTTCGTTCGAGTTCATTCTGAAGAGCCCGCCAGCGGCGTCGCTGCTGAAGCAGGCGGCGGGGATCGTCGTCGGGAGCGGCGAGCCGAATAAGACGAAAATCGGCCGAGTGACTTGGGCGCAGGTCCGCGAGATTGCGGAGAAGAAACGCCGCGACCTGAACGCATCGAGCGTGGAAGCGGCGATGCGAATTGTCGAGGGAACCGCCCGCAGCATGGGGATCGAGGTGGTGGAGTCGCTGGAGGGTATTCCTCCGCTTTCCGCCGCTGAGGCGTCGGAGAGCGACACCGTCGCGGCGGGCTCCAAGGTTGCGGCTAAGACGAGCGCCGGCCCCGTAGGGGGCCGATCGGACAAGGCCTGACGGCCGGCGCCCCCCTTTGTGGGACCCGCATGAGGCGGGGCTTGGACCACGGAGGCAACCATGCCAAAACACGGGAAGCGTTTTCGAGCCGCCCAGGCCGTCGTCACCCAGGACGCCTATTCGCTGCGGGACGCGGTGGCGCTGTTGAAACAGATGCCGCAGACCAAGTTCGACCAGAGCGTCGAACTGCATCTGAAGATGGGGATCGACCCGAAACAGTCGGACCAGAACGTGCGGGGCTCGATCAGCCTGCCGGCGGGTCTGGGCCGGAGCCGGCGAGTCATCGCGTTCTGCCCGGTC
This genomic interval carries:
- the secE gene encoding preprotein translocase subunit SecE — protein: MGFQLYKSGQGRYLRGGTGVSAALVDLVFCYYLWTLLSRYLAENAYKPYLEYGIPAVVFVVLGVAVFFYVNKPNVVDFLVATETEMKKVSWSSRAELVGSTAVVIITVFALALFIYTADTIFIYVFRNGLRLW
- the nusG gene encoding transcription termination/antitermination protein NusG, whose amino-acid sequence is MVTRVMAKNWYVLRVQSNKEETVRETLDRKVKMEGAEDLLSQVVVPTEKVSTMKGGRRRVAERKLYPGYVFVQMEIEADGSIPEKLWFLIRETAGVGDFIGTEGKPTAMKPHEVDKLLGEVERSADETPTLRVNYAQGDQVRIKHGPFEDREGTVDEMLLDKGLVRVIVEIFGRPNPVELEYWKVEPV
- the rpmG gene encoding 50S ribosomal protein L33, translated to MREYVTLECTSCGARNYRTQMETRGEAKLRLKKYCPRERKHTEHRERKK